Proteins from a genomic interval of Phalacrocorax aristotelis chromosome 3, bGulAri2.1, whole genome shotgun sequence:
- the GTF3C6 gene encoding general transcription factor 3C polypeptide 6 isoform X2 codes for MAAAASMEEGERKDEDEEDEVEEQLVMVELSGIIDSDFLEKCENKCKILGIETERPILQVDRYVFAGEYEDTLGTCVVFEENTEHDAEGNQKVQLKYKCHTMKKLNMTRTLLTEKKEGEENVGGVEWLQIKDRDFSYSRPNTICSFLREKEDSEESAQAQDKFTEESEGEVSGGGNSDMNCDLEKQHSVEVDASIPLPDSPASGAEDSPSGSVALDDAPP; via the exons ATGGCGGCGGCCGCGAGCATGGAGGAGGGCGAGAGGAAAGATGAAGATGAGGAAGACGAGGTGGAG GAGCAACTGGTCATGGTGGAACTATCAGGAATTATTGATTCAGACTTCttagaaaaatgtgaaaacaaatgcaagatTTTG GGAATAGAGACAGAGAGGCCCATTTTACAAGTGGACAGATATGTGTTTGCAGGAGAATATGAAG ATACCTTGGGAACCTGTGTGgtttttgaagaaaacacagagcatG ATGCAGAGGGCAACCAAAAAGTACAGCTGAAATACAAGTGCCACACAATGAAGAAGCTGAACATGACCCGGACACTTCTGacagagaagaaggaaggagaagagaatgTTG GTGGAGTGGAGTGGTTACAGATCAAGGACAGAGACTTTTCCTACAGTAGGCCTAATACAATTTGCAGCTTTCTGCGTGAAAAAGAAGATTCTGAGGAGTCAGCTCAGGCCCAAGACAAATTCACTGAAGAGTCAGAGGGAGAGGTGAGTGGTGGAGGAAATTCTGACATGAATTGTGATCTGGAGAAGCAACACAGCGTGGAAGTAGATGCCTCTATTCCTCTGCCTGACAGCCCTGCTTCTGGGGCAGAGGATTCTCCTTCTGGAAGTGTTGCCTTAGATGATGCCCCTCCATAA
- the GTF3C6 gene encoding general transcription factor 3C polypeptide 6 isoform X1 has translation MAAAASMEEGERKDEDEEDEVEEQLVMVELSGIIDSDFLEKCENKCKILGIETERPILQVDRYVFAGEYEDTLGTCVVFEENTEHVDAEGNQKVQLKYKCHTMKKLNMTRTLLTEKKEGEENVGGVEWLQIKDRDFSYSRPNTICSFLREKEDSEESAQAQDKFTEESEGEVSGGGNSDMNCDLEKQHSVEVDASIPLPDSPASGAEDSPSGSVALDDAPP, from the exons ATGGCGGCGGCCGCGAGCATGGAGGAGGGCGAGAGGAAAGATGAAGATGAGGAAGACGAGGTGGAG GAGCAACTGGTCATGGTGGAACTATCAGGAATTATTGATTCAGACTTCttagaaaaatgtgaaaacaaatgcaagatTTTG GGAATAGAGACAGAGAGGCCCATTTTACAAGTGGACAGATATGTGTTTGCAGGAGAATATGAAG ATACCTTGGGAACCTGTGTGgtttttgaagaaaacacagagcatG TAGATGCAGAGGGCAACCAAAAAGTACAGCTGAAATACAAGTGCCACACAATGAAGAAGCTGAACATGACCCGGACACTTCTGacagagaagaaggaaggagaagagaatgTTG GTGGAGTGGAGTGGTTACAGATCAAGGACAGAGACTTTTCCTACAGTAGGCCTAATACAATTTGCAGCTTTCTGCGTGAAAAAGAAGATTCTGAGGAGTCAGCTCAGGCCCAAGACAAATTCACTGAAGAGTCAGAGGGAGAGGTGAGTGGTGGAGGAAATTCTGACATGAATTGTGATCTGGAGAAGCAACACAGCGTGGAAGTAGATGCCTCTATTCCTCTGCCTGACAGCCCTGCTTCTGGGGCAGAGGATTCTCCTTCTGGAAGTGTTGCCTTAGATGATGCCCCTCCATAA
- the RPF2 gene encoding ribosome production factor 2 homolog: MDALDRVVKPKTKRAKRFLEKREPKLKENTKNAMLIKGGNANLTVTEVLKDIYAVKKPFAVLYKKKNITRPFEDQTSLEFFSKKSDCSLFLFGSHNKKRPNNLIIGRMFDYHVLDMIELGVEKFVSLKDVKNSKCPEGTKPMLIFAGDMFDVNEEYRRLKSLLIDFFRGPSVPSIRLAGLEYVLHFTAVDGKIYMRSYKVLLKKSGCKIPRIELEEMGPSLDLVMRRTHLASDDLYKLSLKQPKALKPKKKKNISHDVFGTTYGRIHMQKQDLSKLQTRKMKGLKKRPAEKSAEDGVSPKKSKSG; this comes from the exons ATGGACGCGTTGGACCGGGTGGT AAAGCCTAAAACTAAGAGAGCAAAAAGATTTCTTGAGAAGAGAGAACCCAAacttaaagaaaacacaaaaaatgctATGCTCATAAAGGGAGGAAATGCAAACTTAACAGTGACTGAAGTGCTTAAAGACATT TATGCTGTGAAGAAGCCTTTTGCTGTACTGTATAAAAA gaaaaatattactaGGCCTTTTGAAGATCAGACATCATTG gaatttttttccaagaaatcaGACTGTTCTTTGTTTCTATTTGGCTCTCATAACAAGAAGCGACCTAACAACCTGATAATAG GTCGCATGTTTGACTATCATGTCCTAGACATGATTGAGCTAGGTGTTGAGAAGTTTGTATCCCTAAAAGATGTCAAG AACAGTAAATGTCCTGAAGGAACAAAACCTATGTTGATATTTGCTGGTGACATGTTTGATGTAAATGAAGAATACAGAAGACTGAAGAGCCTTCTTATCG atttcttcagaGGTCCTAGTGTGCCCAGTATTCGTCTGGCTGGCTTAGAGtatgttttgcatttcacaGCTGTAGATGGGAAAATTTACATGCGAAGCTACAA GGTGCTTCTGAAGAAATCTGGCTGTAAAATACCAAGGATTGAACTGGAAGAGATGGGACCTTCATTAGACCTGGTTATGAGGAGGACACATTTAGCTTCAGATGACCTTTAtaaactgtctttaaaacaaCCAAAAGCCCTGAAG cctaagaagaaaaagaatatctCCCATGATGTGTTTGGTACAACTTATGGTCGAATCCACATGCAGAAGCAAGATCTTAGTAAACTGCAAACGCGAAAAATGAAAGGGTTAAAAAAGAGGCCAGCAGAGAAGTCAGCTGAAGATGGGGTTAGTCCCAAAAAGTCAAAATCAGGTTGA